The DNA window GTGACATGCAAAATGCTGGATTTGAGCCTGACAAAGTGACTTATAGCATTGTGATGGAGGTGCTTGGACACTGTGGATATCTCGAGGAAGCAGAGGCTGTTTTCACCGAGATGCAGCAGAAGAACTGGATTCCGGATGAGCCAGTTTATGGTCTTTTGGTGGATTTGTGGGGAAAAGCTGGTAATGTGGAAAAGGCATGGCAATGGTATCAGGCAATGCTTCATGCTGGTCTGCTACCTAATGTTCCTACATGCAATTCCCTTCTTAGTACTTTCCTTAGGGTTAACAAGATAGCTGAAGCTTATGAGTTATTACAAAACATGCTGGGGCTTGGTCTACGCCCATCTTTGCAGACATACACGTTACTCTTGAGTTCTTGCACAGATGGTCGGTCAAAACTCGACATGGGTTTCTGTGG is part of the Camelina sativa cultivar DH55 unplaced genomic scaffold, Cs unpScaffold04998, whole genome shotgun sequence genome and encodes:
- the LOC109131780 gene encoding pentatricopeptide repeat-containing protein At1g18900-like translates to MQNAGFEPDKVTYSIVMEVLGHCGYLEEAEAVFTEMQQKNWIPDEPVYGLLVDLWGKAGNVEKAWQWYQAMLHAGLLPNVPTCNSLLSTFLRVNKIAEAYELLQNMLGLGLRPSLQTYTLLLSSCTDGRSKLDMGFCGQLMANTGHPAHMFLLKMPAAGPDGQNVRNHANNFLNLMHSEDRESKRGLVDAVVDFL